A region of Homo sapiens chromosome 17, GRCh38.p14 Primary Assembly DNA encodes the following proteins:
- the LIMD2 gene encoding LIM domain-containing protein 2 isoform X1 → MFQAAGAAQATPSHDAKGGGSSTVQRSKSFSLRAQVKETCAACQKTVYPMERLVADKLIFHNSCFCCKHCHTKLSLGSYAALHGEFYCKPHFQQLFKSKGNYDEGFGRKQHKELWAHKEVDPGTKTA, encoded by the exons ATGTTCCAGGCTGCAGGAGCCGCCCAGGCCACCCCCTCTCAT GACGCCAAAGGCGGCGGCAGCAGCACGGTGCAGCGCTCCAAG TCCTTCAGCCTGCGGGCCCAGGTGAAGGAGACCTGCGCCGCCTGCCAGAAGACCGTGTACCCCATGGAGCGGCTGGTGGCCGACAAGCTCATTTTCCACAACTCTTGCTTCTGCTGCAAGCACTGTCACACCAAGCTCAG cctgggcagcTACGCCGCGCTGCACGGGGAGTTCTACTGCAAACCCCACTTCCAGCAGCTGTTTAAGAGCAAAGGCAACTACGACGAGGGGTTTGGCCGCAAGCAGCACAAGGAGCTCTGGGCCCACAAGGAGGTGGACCCCGGCACCAAGACGGCCTGA
- the MAP3K3 gene encoding mitogen-activated protein kinase kinase kinase 3 isoform X6: MLDPLSSAENSLSGSCQSLDRSADSPSFRKSRMSRAQSFPDNRQEYSDRETQLYDKGVKGGTYPRRYHVSVHHKDYSDGRRTFPRIRRHQGNLFTLVPSSRSLSTNGENMGLAVQYLDPRGRLRSADSENALSVQERNVPTKSPSAPINWRRGKLLGQGAFGRVYLCYDVDTGRELASKQVQFDPDSPETSKEVSALECEIQLLKNLQHERIVQYYGCLRDRAEKTLTIFMEYMPGGSVKDQLKAYGALTESVTRKYTRQILEGMSYLHSNMIVHRDIKGANILRDSAGNVKLGDFGASKRLQTICMSGTGMRSVTGTPYWMSPEVISGEGYGRKADVWSLGCTVVEMLTEKPPWAEYEAMAAIFKIATQPTNPQLPSHISEHGRDFLRRIFVEARQRPSAEELLTHHFAQLMY, encoded by the exons ATGCTGGATCCCCTGAGCAGTGCAGAAAATTCCTTGTCTGGAAGCTGCCAATCCTTGGACAGGTCAGCAGACAG cCCATCCTTCCGGAAATCACGAATGTCCCGTGCCCAGAGCTTCCCTGACAACAGACAGGAATACTCAG ATCGGGAAACTCAGCTTTATGACAAAGGGGTCAAAGGTGGAACCTACCCCCGGCGCTACCACGTGTCTGTGCACCACAAGGACTACAGTGATG GCAGAAGAACATTTCCCCGAATACGGCGTCATCAAGGCAACTTGTTCACCCTGGTGCCCTCCAGCCGCTCCCTGAGCACAAATGGCGAGAACATGGGTCTGGCTGTGCAATACCTGGACCCCCGTGGGCGCCTGCGGAGTGCGGACAGCGAGAATGCCCTCTCTGTGCAGGAGAGGAATGTGCCAACCAAGT CTCCCAGTGCCCCCATCAACTGGCGCCGGGGAAAGCTCCTGGGCCAGGGTGCCTTCGGCAGGGTCTATTTGTGCTATGACGTGGACACGGGACGTGAACTTGCTTCCAAGCAGGTCCAATTTGATCCAGACAGTCCTGAGACAAGCAAG GAGGTGAGTGCTCTGGAGTGCGAGATCCAGTTGCTAAAGAACTTGCAGCATGAGCGCATCGTGCAGTACTATGGCTGTCTGCGGGACCGCGCTGAGAAGACCCTGACCATCTTCATGGAGTACATGCCAGGG GGCTCGGTGAAAGACCAGTTGAAGGCTTACGGTGCTCTGACAGAGAGCGTGACCCGAAAGTACACGCGGCAGATCCTGGAGGGCATGTCCTACCTGCACAGCAACATGATTGTTCACCGGGACATTAAGG GAGCCAACATCCTCCGAGACTCTGCTGGGAATGTAAAGCTGGGGGACTTTGGGGCCAGCAAACGCCTGCAGACGATCTGTATGTCGGGGACGGGCATGCGCTCCGTCACTGGCACACCCTACTGGATGAGCCCTGAGGTGATCAGCGGCGAGGGCTATGGAAGGAAAGCAGACGTGTG GAGCCTGGGCTGCACTGTGGTGGAGATGCTGACAGAGAAACCACCGTGGGCAGAGTATGAAGCTATGGCCGCCATCTTCAAGATTGCCACCCAGCCCACCAATCCTCAGCTGCCCTCCCACATCTCTGAACATGGCCGGGACTTCCTGAGGCGCATTTTTGTGGAGGCTCGCCAGAGACCTTCAGCTGAGGAGCTGCTCACACACCACTTTGCACAGCTCATGTACTGA